The following DNA comes from Firmicutes bacterium CAG:345.
CATCATAATAAGCTCTTGAAACAACACCACTTGTAACATAAGCTGTTTTACCGACACTATCATCTGCAGCAAAAATTTCTTCCAATTTTGCAACTTTTCTTGCTGGTTCAGCTTTTGATGCTAAGATTTCAAGATTTACAGAATCACTGGTTCCTTTATATGTAACAGTAAGAGTAACAGAACCTGCACCAACAGCAGAAAGAATCTTACCATTAACTAAGAGAGCTTCAGTATTAGAAGAAGAAATTACTAAATCACCAGATGAAATTAATGCATTGAGATTAAAATCAACACTTGAGCCATTTTCATAAATAGCAATTTCAAGTCTTCTATCAGCTTCACTTGCATGCCATTCAGCTTGTAATTCTTCCTTATTTGCAATAGAAATTGTTACAACAACTGGAGTAGTACTAGATGGAGTAGTAGAACTAGGATTTGTAGAAATAGATGGAGTAACAGTTGAAGATGATGGAGTAGTAGAAGATGAGGATGGTGTCTTGTTACAAGAAGCACTAACACCAACTGTAAGCAAGCTAACTAATGTGAATAATAATAAATTTCTCTTTTTCATTAATCCCTCCTTATTCACTTTTATATATTACCGTGTAACGGATAATATCACTATTGTACGAAAGTTCCGTTTTGGATATCTTTCAAAACTGCTGTATATTTATTTTTTTTGGTCAATCCTAAAATAACTTTGACTACACCAAAACAAATAAATACTATAGAAATAACTAAGGTAACTACAAAAACCCAGAATTCAATACAATTTGTACTCAATTGGAAATTATTAGCTGCCTTTCTTGATAATCTAAAAAATATAAATGAAATAATTAAAATAATACCACCAACACAATTGAAAACCATTCCATTAGCAAAAGAATTATTACCTCTTTGAATTTCAGCATGAGATGCTCTAGCCAATGCCTTAACATCTTCTTCATCAAGATCAGAATGGACTAATCTTTGACAACGAGGGCAAACATATTCAACCTTTGTTTCAGAATCACATTTACCATCAGCAATTTCAAAAGAAGATTTTGATTTTTCAATCTTTTCTTCGTTAATTTCTTTTCCACAGTGTGTGCAAAACATATTTTATTATCCTTTCAAACAATTAATTAGCAGAATCAGCTGCTACTACAGGCAAATCAGAATTAGATGTAGGAATAATTTGCCAACGTCTATTTCCACTTGTTGTATCATGATAACTATAAACACCAGAGACATAGAATGATTTTCCAACAAAATCAGTATCGCTGGACCATGGTTTTAAAGCAGAATCATTTTCGTAATACATAAATGTAATATAAACATCAAATGGAGCATTAAAATACAAAGTAATTTCTGATTCACTAGAAACATAAGCACGAGTTACTTTTAAGGCTTCTTTGATTGAAACACGGCAATAGAGAACATCAGTACTTGCAGATATTAAATCTGCTGCCTTATCAAATTCATGTGTATATAAAGCATATTCTGTTGCAGCTGTTTCTTCAGCCTTTAAAATTACTTTAGAAGCTTTAGGATCTGTTGATGTAGTTCTAGATGGGAAATATGTATCTGTAATTTGGAAACCAAATTTACTATCTTGACATAAACCACGAATTTCGACAAATGCACCAATAGTGGTATAGCGACTATTAATAGAACTCATTCCAACAAAGACATTAATTCCAGCATATTCACCTTCTTCTGGAAGTGTAATTGTATCACTATGGAAATTATCACTATTATAATAACTTTGAATATATAATATATGATCTGAGAATCCAGCAACTGTACCACGGACAATAACTCTTTTGTTATTATATTTATTTTGATAAGTAGAATCAGCTAAGTTCTTTTCAATTTCACGTTTAATTTCAATGAGTGTTGTCATTTCATAATCACCTTTTGGGTAATCAGGATCTTCTTCATCAGAGAAAAGATGGAGCTTTTCTTTTCTTGCTTGAGCTTCTGCAGCAAAGAAAAGATCTTCATAAGAAGGCATATTATTAACATTTTTTGTATATGAATATCCTTCTTGAACTAACCAAAGATTCAATAATGTTAAAGTTTCGAATGGAGCATTCTTTTCTGTTAAATTAACCCAAACTAAAGCTAAATATCTTGAACCTGTACTATCAAATGATGGAACACCATAAGTTTCTTGAGCAGCAGTAATTACTATTGTTCCATTTTTATTTGCTTCATTTAATTTATCTTCGGTGAAATCACTCGCAGCATGTCCCCAAGGCTCAACACTACCTGTGCTTTCTGGAGTATCAACACCATAAAAACGTGTTTTAATTAAATTTGTCTTACTTGTATCAGTAAGTTCATAAAAATGTGCAGTATCACCATCAATTGCAAAAGCTAAAGAAACTTGAGCAACACCATCAGTCATGAAAGAGCGATCAGTATAATCTAATTTTAATTTAGCACCTTCTTGATTTATATAATCAACATGTGTTGAAGAAGAAGTTAATGATGAAGATGAACTACTAGAAGATGGTGTACTAATTGATGATGAACTTGAACTAGATGGAGATGTAGTTGTAGTTGAAGATGAAGAGGAAGATTCATTATTACTACTATTATTTGAACAACTTGCAACACCTAAAGTCATCGCTCCAAGAATTGCAATAGTCAAAGCTTTAAATATTTTTTTCATTAATTACGCCTCATTTACATATTAACTTTAATTTGATTTACTGCACTATCAAAAGCAGCATCAATAGTTTTACTATTAAGGAAAACTTGAGCTAAAATACCACCAACTTCATCACGGGCCTTAGAGCTTCCTTTAAAGACAGGATTATTAAAATAATGTCCACTAATTTGGTTAACAACTAATGATGCACTTAAAGATAAAACTTCAGTTGTATCTTCCAAATATTCTTTATAATATTCATCTTCATAGCAACTTTGACGAACTGGAATATAACCGCCAGAAACATCTGTAAATGAAATATTAACTTGAGTAGAAGTTATGTATTTTATAAATTTCCAAGAATATAAAGCTTCTAAAGCTTTTTGTGAATCAGATTCTTGTAAATTATTTAATACAGCTAAAGTAGGACCTTGAGAAACATATTCTGCTTCACTAACTTTATCTTTACTACATCTTGGTGGGACTTTACAAATACCTACTTCAAAAGAATATCCTGTAGGCAAATTATAGCTTGCACCACCAGAAGAGCCTATTGAAAAGACCGCTTGTCCATTAGTAAATAGATTACTACCATATTCATTAATTGTCCCTTTAGTAGTAAATAAGCCTTTATCATAATCCTCTTTTAAATCTCTAACCATATCTTTTGCAGCATCAGAATCGAAATCTAAAACTCCTTTTCCGTTGCTATCAAGTGAAAGGAAAGAATTTCCTGATTGTATAAGTTGAGAAATAAACATATTAGAATCACTATCATATACTGCTGGATAAAATCTTCCAGTAGCAAAATCAGATTCATGATTTTTAATTATTTGACATAAGTCCATAAATTCATCCCAATTGAGATTATTTAAATATTCTTCATAATCTCCAATTGAGCTGCCTGTATCTTGTTCATAAAAGTTAAAAATTTGTTGCATATAACGCTTATTATAAAACATTACTTCTGTAGATTTCATAAATGGGAAAGAATATGTTCCTTCTTGAGAATAATGTCTTCCTTCATCTAAGAAAGCTGGAACAAAATCATCAGCGCCTAAATCATCACCAAGATATAAATCTTTTCCTAAACCATAAGTATCATTGGTAATATAGTCATCTAAATTAACAACAAATTGGTGATCTGCGTCACCTGATTCGAGATAATTTGCAACATGATCTGGATAAGCAACTGTAATATTTGGAGCATCTGCTGTAGCTAAAGCTTTAGTTATTTTAGATTCCAAATCATCGTAGCTTCCTTGATAGGAAGCTGTAATATTGACATCTACTCCTTCATTCTCTTTAACTAATTTTGTAAAAGAATCAATTTGTTTTGAAAGTTCTTCTTGAATTGATTTTCCAAAAGTATGCCAGAAACTTAACTCAATAGTTCCCTTAGGATTATTTGTCGAATCATTTTTCGAAGAATTTGAAGAAGACGATGATGTTATTGGCTTAGATGAACTAGATGATGTATTATTTGAATTACAAGAAGATAGTCCGCCTAAAAGAGAAGCGACTCCAACTAATGATAATAAAATTTTATTTACTTTTTTCATTTTTCCCTCCTAGGCGGACAACTTCATTTGTCGTCCGCCATAACGAACGTATATTTAATTTATATTATTTATTTAATAGCAAGTTTAGCTGTATTTTCGGCATCAGCAAATTTTCCATCAATATAGGAATCTAATTCACTGCCTGTTAAAGACCAGCTATCTTTAATCAAGCATTGTGTGACTAAACCACCTACTGCAGAACGAGTTGCAGAAGAACCAATAAATACTGGTGATGTAAATGTATCAGTTAAAACTTCAGCACATGCAGAATATGCTTTAGCTTTAAGACGATCTACTGTTCTAGGAGCACATGCAGTATAATCACATGCATCAATATATTCTTGATCTTCATAAGAAGATTTTCTAACTGGCATATATCCACTTTCAAGAGCCCAGTCAAGAGCATTATCTTCACTTGTTAAAGTTTTCCAAAGTAACCAAGCAGCTGTTTTTTGAGCGAGATTATTATGATCAAGGACAGCCATAGAAGGACCTTGAAGAATAACTTTTGGATCTTTTCCTTCAGCATGTGGGATTCTTGCTGTACCAATGTTCATTGGATTAGTATCAGAGAATTGATATTTAACACCACCTGTAGAACCAATAGAGAAAACACATTTTCCTTCTGTAAATACTGTATTTACATAGTTGCCATTGTTTGTACCTTTTGTGAAAATATACTTTTTAGTTGCTGCATTATGGAATGTTGTCATCAATGCTTTCATTTCTGGGTTATTGAAATCGACAGAACCTTTACCAGTAACTTGGTTAACTGAAGTATAGTTATAGCCATATTGTTCAGCTAAAGTAATGAATAAGTTATCATCAGAGTCATATCCAAGAATACCACCAGTTTCTGGATCATATAAAGAATTGTTATTTGCAATATTATATTTTTCAAGTGCTGGGCAAAGTTTATTAAATAATTCTTCCCAAGTTAAGCTATTTAAATAATCAGCATCTAATGCATTGCCATTATTAATTGTTGCATCATAAGCACTTAAATCAACACCAATAAGAGTTTCATTATAGAACATTAATTCAGTAGATTTGCACCATGGAACTGAATACATACCAGTTTGAGTATAATTCGTACCTTCTGACATAAAGGAATCAACATAGTCATTGGCATCTTCTTCAGTTAATCCAACATAATCATTTAAAATGAAAGCTGATAAATCAACTGCTTTACCATAATCAAGATAATCAGCAACATGGTCAGGATATGCAACTACTAAATCAGGATAGTTATTTGAAGAGAAACCTGTAACTACTTTATTTTCCAAATCAGAATAGCTACCAGAAACATATTCATTTGTAACAGTAACGTTTGGTTGTGCACTCTTAAATTCTTCAATATATTTTTCTAAAGCAGGTTGGGTTGCCTTACCTGTTGTAGACCATAATGTAACAGTTGTTGGAACAGTAATTACTCCATTTTCATCAACAACAGAACTTAAATCAAGACCACCATTATCACCACTGCTTGAAGAGCTGGAAGATGTTGGCTTAGTTGTTGAAGAAGTAGAAGGTGTTGTACTACTTGTTGATGGTTTAGAAGCTGAAGATGAAGAAGATGAATTATTGCCACAAGATGCAACTAAAGCAGTAGTAGCAAGTAATGGAAGTAGTGTTAATACTTTCTTTAATTTCATATAATAAGATTTCCCTCCTTTTCTTAATTATACAAATATATTTTAACAGTTTTCACTGATAAAATTAACCTTTAATACCGGCGCGACCAACGCCTCTCATAATATATTTACGGAAAAAGACAAATAATAAGAACAATGGAACAGTAACTAAAACTGTTGCTGCCATTTGATAACCATATGATGTTTTACCAATATCTGCATCAGTAAAGCTTGATCCTCTTAAACCATTTGATATAAGACGGAAGTCATCTGAATTAGTAACCAAATTTGGCCAAACATATGAGTTCCATGTTCCCATGAATTTTAAAATAGTAATTGAAATAAGAGTAGGAGCGGCAAGCGGAACCATAACTCTCCATAAGAATTTCCAGTCTGATTTTCCATCAACTTTAGCAGCTAAATATAATTCATTTGGAATTTGCTTAAAGTTTTGTCTAAGCAAATAGATATGGAAAACAGATACTAAGAAAGGAACAATCATTGCCAAATATGCTTTAGTTAATGTTTGACCTGTTCCAATCCATCCAAATGCAGCAATGGTAATATAGTTAGAAATAACCATCATTTCACCTGGAATCATCATAGTCATTAAGAAAACTAAGAATAATGGTTCGCGGCCTTTAAATTTTAATCTAGCAAAAGCAAAGGCTGCAAAAATGGTTGTAATCAATGTACCTGCTGTAGAAAAAATTGCTACAACAATTGTATTTTTCATATATTTTAAGAAATCAAACGAATCAAATACATAGACATAGTTTGACCACATGACAATTGATGGGAAGAATGTTTGATTAATTTGTTCAACTTCAGAATTCGATTTTAAAGAAGTGATAATCATCCAATAAAATGGAAAAATAACAATTAATGCGAGAGCAATAAGTAAAATATAGACAATTGTTGTTGTAATGATATGTCCAATACGATCAGCTCTTTTTATCGTATCTACTGTTTTTCCTGAATCCGCTATAGATAATGTTACATTATTAGCTAATGATAATTCTTTAAATCTAGTATATTTTATTTTATTTTCTATAGAATGGTTAATATTTTGATTAGTACTTTCCATGATTAACCTCCCTAATAGTGAACACGTTTCTTAGAAACGTATAATTGCAACATTGTAAAGACAAGAATAATAGCGAATAAGAAAACAGCAGCTGCAGCAGCAAATGAAGTATTGGTAGCAAGATTTTGATAAATATAATAAACAATTGTGTACATATTATAAGAACCAGTTGTTGTTCCAGGATTATTAAATAAACCGACAATTGAGGAATATTCCTTAAATGCCCCAATAAAACTTGTAACTACAATATATAGAATTTGTGGAGATAAAAGTGGAATTGTAATATGCCATAAAACTTTTCTTTTTGGTGTGGAATCAATTTTAGCAGCATCATAATATTGTTTATCAATACCTTGTAAACCACTTAAGAAAATTAAAATTTTAAATGGTAATCCTGACCAAACAATATATAAGCATAATGGAATCATTGCGGTAGCTCTATCAGCACCATAAATCCAAAGTTTATCTAAATGAAAAATATAATTAATCAAACCTGTATCATCGAAGATAACAGAAAAAACCATACCAACAGCTATAGTATTTGTAACATATGGTAGGAAAAAGACTGTTTGTAAAAACTTTTGAAACCATTTAATAGAATTTAATCCGATAGAAATAAGTAAAGCTATAATTGTAGTTAATGGAACAGTAATAAAAACTATAATAAATGTATTTGGAATAGCATATCTAACAAAGTTAGTTTCTAATCCGCCACTATCTGTAGCTTTAGCGCCAAAAATAATAGCAAAATTATCCAATGTAAAGCCATCAAATGTTCCTAAAACTTGGTTATAATTTTTCATGAACGAAATTACAATTGTATCTATTAAAGGATAAATTAAGAAAATTACTAACAAGACAAGAACTGGAGCTAAATATAACCAAGCTTTCCAGTTATTTTTAGAAGAAACATCTTCAATATTTGTAATCTTATAATCCTTATTTTTATTTTTTTTAGACTTAGATACTAATCTAACAATTGTATTTTTCTCTTCGTCAAATTTATTTTCAAAGAATCTGTCTTTTTGTATATTTTCAATTCCTTGAAAAACATTTGTTTTATTCGGCGAAGTGTTTAATGTTTGACTATTCATTTAGCACCTCATTAATCCAAATAAATTCTATCTTCTGTTTCGGCATCAAATATATAAATTTTTGATTGTTTAATGCCTAATTTAATTTTTCCACTGAACGTTGTGCTTTCATTGCTAACAATAGCTTTAAGAGTAGGTTTAGTACAATGTTCATTTTTAGCAACAATAGAAATATCGCGTCCTAAAATTTGAATTTGATCAACATCGCATGCCAATTTAAATTCACAGCTATCAGTATTATCAGCAATAAAGCCTTCAGGACGAATTGCTACAAACAAATCCTGGTCCTTAATATCTTTTTCAGTCTTTGCAACTGCATCATCACCAATATAGACCACTTTGTCTTTGATGTAGCCTTTAAAAACATTAATTGGAGGAGTTCCTAAGAACATTGCGACAAACAGATTTTTAGGATTATTATAAACATTTTGCGGTGTATCCATTTGCTGCATAACACCAAGTTTCATAACAACGATTTCATCAGAAATTGACATTGCTTCTTCTTGGTCATGTGTAACGAAAATTGTTGTAATACCAGTATCACGTTGAATTCTTTTAATTTCTTCACGTGTTTGCAGTCTTAAGCGAGCGTCAAGGTTTGATAATGGTTCATCGAGTAATAAGACCTTAGGTCTTTTAACAAGAGCACGAGCAATAGCAACACGTTGTTGTTGACCACCAGAAAGTTGAGAAGGTTTACGCTGCAAATATTCATCAACCTGAACTAACTTTGCAGTTTCTCTAACAATATCTCTTCTTTCTTCCCGAGTTAATGCGCGGTGCGAAATTGCAGATTTAGTTTCAACAGAAAGATCAGTAAGAGATAATTTTTCACCAATGGCTGATAAAACTTTATCAGTTCTTTCTTTCGAAGCTCTTCTTAACTTAAAGAAAACTCTTGTTTTATCTTTATCAAAATATACTTTGAAATCAGAATATAAACATTTCATTTCCTTCATCATTTTTTCAAACATTTTTTTGAATACTGCATTCTTTACCGAAGAAATATGAGAAGAAACTGATACTATTGGTAAATTTTCTTTTATTTCATTTAAAAGTGTTTCATAATTTCTTCTTTTAATATTATTGATATCAGCAACAATTTCAAAACCTTTTCTGAAACGAGAAATAGCTACGCCATTAGCTTTGCCATATTTCTTACAAATACTCTTAAATTTTTTAATCGTTTCATCCATTTGATTCAGATCGAATGATGAATCTAATAATCCATTATAATGGCAAGAAACAAATTCATGTTCATCATGAGCAGATACAACACCACGAACTGTTGTATCAAATTTTGCTTCACTTGCTTTCTCTTCTTTAAAATCAACGCTATCAAAAACAACTACTTTTTTTGCATTTTCTAAGAATGTATCATGAATTTTAGGAGTTGTAGAATTTAAAATTACTAAAATAACCAAAAGTCCTTCTTGAACTTTAAAATTGATAGACGGATTTGCTATACCTAATTTTCTAGCTAAAATTCGAATACTTTCAACTATACCTTTTGGATCATCTTCTTTCTTTAAAGTATATTTAAATGTATAAGTATACTTATTAAATGCAATTAAAGGAACTTCTACTCTAAGATTAGTTAAAGGAAATTCAATGTTTTTATAAATAGTCATATGAGGATAAAGAGCATAGTTTTGGAAAACAAGTCCTATTCCTCTTTTTTCTGGAGAAAGATTTGTAACTTCTTCTTCGCCAAACCAAACCTCACCACTAGAAGGGATTTGAAGACCAGAAACCATATAAAGTGTTGTACTTTTACCACAACCAGAAGGTCCTAATAAACCTACAAGTTTTCCATCAGGAATTGTAATAGATAAATCTTTTACTGCAACTGTATCACGGACTTGTCTTTTTCCATCTCCCGGGAAAATTTTTGTTAAATTATTAATTCTAATTTCCATTTTTTCTTTCTCCTTTAGTATTATTTAGTTCCATCATCAGCATATTTATCATCTTGATTTATATGTAACTTTTTAGCTTTGTTAGCCTCTAAATGATTTTTTATTCTTGTTATAAAGAACTTAACAAAGTATCCAATCATAAGTATTGATATAACAGCGAACACACAAATAGGTATATCACATGGATTAAACACTGTGGCTGAATTAAATAAAGAAGTAGAACGGAAAATTACAAAAATTGCAAATTCAAATATTGAGAACAATGCAACAAATCCAGAAAGTGCAGTTTTAACAAATAATTTTGGCTTTACTCTCTTAAATTCATCATTTTTATATTTGTTTTTTTGATATAAGAATACCGCAACAGCTGAAGCGATATAAACTCCTACAAATATAAGAGAACTCAATGCAAGTTGAAGAGTAATATTATTTCCATCATATTTAAAATCTTCACCATAAAATCTAATTGAACTAAAGACTTTACTTATGTCAGAACGATTAACCCGAACACTATTTTTTACGCTTATTATGTTAACACCAAAGGACATTTCTTGGAGTTCAATTGAAACTAAACCATTTAAATCAACATCCTCAACAAGCAATCTAAGTATTCCTCCATCGCCATTTAGCACAATGTTAGCTGATCTTCCAGAAAAAGATTTTTTTACAGATTTTCCATTATTATAATTTAAAACTAAAAGTGAATTGTTAACAGATTCAAAAGCATACTTCATAGCTTTTGTTCCTTCGTTTATTTCTTTTTCATTTTTTGAATAAACAGAACCTTTTAATTCTTTATAGCTTTCTAAAGCATTAATACTATAATTAAATTCAAAAGCACAGAAAGAATTAAATGTAGAAATATTATGGAATTTCAAAGTAATCAAATCTGAATCTTTTTGAATTTTTGCTTTTTCGAATTTTCCAACTGGTGTGAAATAATACTCAAAATTATAATCTGGTACAATAACACCACTATCATTTTTTACTGCCTTATAAATATTTGTAAAAGTTATAGAACTTAAGTCCAGTTCTTCATTTTCGTCAACATCTAATGCCAAATTAACAATCAAAGAAGGGTTTCCGAATAAAATTCCCGCTCCATAATAATCATTTCCATTATTGGAAAGATTAGGTAATTCACAAGATCTTTTTTCTTTCACACCATTTTCATTTATAACATCATAATAGACTTCAAACGGATGAAAATCATTCTCATTATAATATCCAAACAAAAAACTTAAATTTTGATTAGAACTTTTATAATCAAACGTAGTTCTAAAAGAAATATTGTCTTTTGTTCTTGTCGCCGAATTAGCTGTAACATTAAAAGCACTAGCAAAAGAAGAATCCACTTCTTCAATATTGGCTGCATTGCTATTAACGGTAAGTTTAACAGCTTCTTTTTCCTTATAGTTTATGATGTTAGTATTTGAAGATTTGGCCGCCGAAGGCATAGAAAACAGGGATAATAAAAAAACCGGTAGCATAAAAGAGAATATGCGGCCTATATTCCTTTTGCCACGATTTAACCTATAAGACATGTATTTTTTCATACATTTATTGTAACAATGGAAAAAATAGTTTTCAATACTTTTTAATAAAATATTTTGAAAACGCTAACATTTTCAATATATATTAAATTTTTAATTTTTTTATAAATATATTATATGTTGCCAAAGAGTGAAAGAAATCGCTTACACTGAATAAGTAAATCAGTAAAACTATCAGAAAATTTAATATATTTAAATTATTTGACTTTTTATATTTTTTTATATGTTTTTTGCTAATTTTCACTTTAAAATTGTCATTTTTTCTAACAAATTGCAAAAATCAAAGAAATATTGTCTTTAATTATAAAAATAAAAATATCTAAGTTGAAAAAAACAATATAATAAGGTAATATATTCGTTATGAAAAGGATGAATAATAAATGAGAGAATTAATAGGATATTTATTTAAATCACTATACAATAACTCAATAGTTATTGAACAAAGAAAAAAAAGAAATATTGGAATTGCAATTGTATTTATGCTTTTATCTTTAATACTAGTTGTCATCCCTACATTGGTAACAGGATTTAACACTAATGGATCTAAAATTATTACCAACTCTAACAATTATGAAGTTGATAGAATTATGACAATCTTCGCTGATGAAAAATATGATGTTACAATCAATGATGATAGTTCTATTACCGTTAATGATTCAAGACTTTTAAACACTTTTACTTCTAAAGAAGCAGATGCTAACCCAATCGTATTTACTCAAAAATATAAGGTAAAAGATGACGAAGGAAATGATGTAGAAAAAGATCTTGTCTTATTCAAGTTATTTTACTATGATGGTGACCCATTAGCTACTAATGAAGCTGAAAAAGATTATACAGCCTGGTTAAATTCCAAAGTCCTTTATAAAAATGATGAAGGAACACCCCTTGTCGCTCCACGCACTTACTTAGTCATAACAAAAAGTTATTTTTCATTAAATGTA
Coding sequences within:
- a CDS encoding unknown (no significant homology to UniProt), whose product is MRELIGYLFKSLYNNSIVIEQRKKRNIGIAIVFMLLSLILVVIPTLVTGFNTNGSKIITNSNNYEVDRIMTIFADEKYDVTINDDSSITVNDSRLLNTFTSKEADANPIVFTQKYKVKDDEGNDVEKDLVLFKLFYYDGDPLATNEAEKDYTAWLNSKVLYKNDEGTPLVAPRTYLVITKSYFSLNVYNPLNSDTNMNVSTVATFSGLYDRMNPTFTNFNQLQGENSTETFNNICTFFDKAYESSKVRAVWLSTGLNIALSFIFIAIGVLCLFIFLRGKNSIYTNVSFVDAIKIGFTYAFSPAIIALALGFFMSSSFGASFMIPYAFRVIWAVSKSRNNMTAETNKPVYQARS
- a CDS encoding unknown (no significant homology to UniProt), which translates into the protein MPSAAKSSNTNIINYKEKEAVKLTVNSNAANIEEVDSSFASAFNVTANSATRTKDNISFRTTFDYKSSNQNLSFLFGYYNENDFHPFEVYYDVINENGVKEKRSCELPNLSNNGNDYYGAGILFGNPSLIVNLALDVDENEELDLSSITFTNIYKAVKNDSGVIVPDYNFEYYFTPVGKFEKAKIQKDSDLITLKFHNISTFNSFCAFEFNYSINALESYKELKGSVYSKNEKEINEGTKAMKYAFESVNNSLLVLNYNNGKSVKKSFSGRSANIVLNGDGGILRLLVEDVDLNGLVSIELQEMSFGVNIISVKNSVRVNRSDISKVFSSIRFYGEDFKYDGNNITLQLALSSLIFVGVYIASAVAVFLYQKNKYKNDEFKRVKPKLFVKTALSGFVALFSIFEFAIFVIFRSTSLFNSATVFNPCDIPICVFAVISILMIGYFVKFFITRIKNHLEANKAKKLHINQDDKYADDGTK
- a CDS encoding aBC transporter ATP-binding protein (product inferred by homology to UniProt); the protein is MEIRINNLTKIFPGDGKRQVRDTVAVKDLSITIPDGKLVGLLGPSGCGKSTTLYMVSGLQIPSSGEVWFGEEEVTNLSPEKRGIGLVFQNYALYPHMTIYKNIEFPLTNLRVEVPLIAFNKYTYTFKYTLKKEDDPKGIVESIRILARKLGIANPSINFKVQEGLLVILVILNSTTPKIHDTFLENAKKVVVFDSVDFKEEKASEAKFDTTVRGVVSAHDEHEFVSCHYNGLLDSSFDLNQMDETIKKFKSICKKYGKANGVAISRFRKGFEIVADINNIKRRNYETLLNEIKENLPIVSVSSHISSVKNAVFKKMFEKMMKEMKCLYSDFKVYFDKDKTRVFFKLRRASKERTDKVLSAIGEKLSLTDLSVETKSAISHRALTREERRDIVRETAKLVQVDEYLQRKPSQLSGGQQQRVAIARALVKRPKVLLLDEPLSNLDARLRLQTREEIKRIQRDTGITTIFVTHDQEEAMSISDEIVVMKLGVMQQMDTPQNVYNNPKNLFVAMFLGTPPINVFKGYIKDKVVYIGDDAVAKTEKDIKDQDLFVAIRPEGFIADNTDSCEFKLACDVDQIQILGRDISIVAKNEHCTKPTLKAIVSNESTTFSGKIKLGIKQSKIYIFDAETEDRIYLD